The genomic window TGCATGAAGACTATAAAGTAGATACCTGGAAAGTATTCGGTATGTCCATTTTACTTCTGAGAAACTTTCTGAGGTGCATCACAGTCATTGCTGCTGGGCACCGTAAATATCTTTTATCATTCACCTAAAAGCATAtttaagaaaagtaatttttaaaaattcctagctttaagataaaaaaaaaccctaaatatgtTAAAAGGTACTAATACCAAAAGTGGGATGTGACTAAGTTCTGAGCCATATTTTGAGTTTGCTATTACTACAAATACTAAATGAACACATTCCTTATATGAGGAAACTTTCAGTACCTCAAAGCATTACAcattaattacttaaaatattttgtaagaatAGTAATCACACAtaaattaaaatctatttattAACTATTGGACATAGATCACTCTTAAACATCAAACAAGATGATTTTGACAGCATCATCTGACCCTAGGATATTCTAAAGGGCAACACACACTCTCACAATCCAAACAATGTTTCTTCTATATGTTTCTGTGTCATGAAACATACCTCCTCCTTagatttctccttgtctttgTTTACTTTCCGATCCAATCTAAGAAACAGACAGTTTATTAGGGGGAAAATGCACCTACTAAATATATTAGCATATAATACATTTCCTAGAGAATTTACCTGTTCTGGTCAAAGAACTCAATGGATAAACTTATTATCTCGTCATCCGTTATAATTCTCTTATCTTCATCTGCAACTTCTCCTCTATCTTCATTAGAGCCATTGGCAgctataaagacattttaaaattcaatttttaagaattaaatatttaactttaaatattaaacactgtatatacaaaagaatgaaagtggtactttaaactcaattttaataaattctcCCTCCAAATAAAATGTCTTTCCCTCCAAAGAGTTTACCGTCAGCTGAAGGATGAGCTGCATAAAAAtccctccttctcttcatttcatctaaaaagggggaaaaaaagacttaaacaaTTGTTATAGCAAGAAAAACtggtaaatgttttttaaaaattcatttttaagcaAGTTACTCACTTTTGAAAAGCCCCGGAACTAATTTGTATACAATATCTTGAAGAGTTTTATCTGAcctgaaaaggaataaattagaaaataaactaaATGATATAGCAAAAACTAAGAATGTTCATAAGTTGCTatacattctttgttttctttgtgtattttactTGATTGTGACACTGTCTATAACTACATCAATATGATAATTATGAGGATAAAAGTTCTTTATGTAGTATACTGTTTTAAATTAGtagaaaaatactttaataaattctTCACATTTCACTGAGTCAGGAGAACTGTACCTTTCAAATTACTAACTTAGCTAATATGAAAGAGAACAAAGAGGAGAGAATGGAAGTGGTTTAAACACATTCACTCTTGCCTATTACTAAGTCAATAAAGCAATGCAAAAATGGAGAActaatttggtttttaaaaagtgatcttaaaaaaacccttaaaattgCCTGAATAATATTGAACTTTGTTTAAATCTAgtcatcattaaaatggccaatAAATTAAAGGCTACTATCCTGTACAAAGTACACCGATTAGATGGAGATTGAAGGGTAAATTTTCTATGAAGAAATAAACAGTTAATTCAATAGTTATGTAATTTCAATAATGATTAAAGACAATGATTTTAAACACTTTCCTACCTTATATTCAGTAGTGGTCTGGTTTTGTGAACTTGGACATCACAGATAGGACAATACTTGCTGGTCTCCAGGTAACGCACAATACACGTTTTACAGACTAAAAGtagaaacacaattttattttttcaagtttaggAGTTAGACATAAGCATTAAAATTAGCATCGGAAGCAGGACTAGTAGTAACAAAATGGCAAATGCCAAAAGGTATTTCTAATTAAATAAAGTAACTTGGTTAATATCCTGAGAAGACTTACACAAGGTACTTACACAATCTGTActtatacaataaaattttattaaatatgtattaacaAAAAGTCATTAAAtgcaagagaagaaaatgactCCCTCACTTTGTACCAACTTTCTTAAGGATAGTGGGAATTGTTAGTTTTCAAATTTGAGGACAAAATGTTAAACACACATGGCACACAAAAGATCTAAAACTTTGTACTTACAGGAATGTAGACATTCTATAATGGTTGTGGCATCAATGAAGTACCCTCCGCAAAGTACACACATTAGGTGGGGATTTAGCTCAGTGATCTTGATTCTTGTTGTTCGATGCATTTCTGCTTGATAAAAAAGATCCtgcaagacaaagaaaatattggcCATAATTcacagaaagagaataaagattaTCTCCAACTCCTAGTAATCATCCACTCTGAAAGGCTGAGGTTGTTGATAAAACTCCTTTAACGCTGTACAGCTGGACTGTCCCAACGTCTTCCAACAGTAGGAATTTACTAATTAGACCTCAATCAATTCTACTGAAACAGTATAAAAGGATCCAAGTAAAGTAATTTCTGGTCCCTCAAGTCATtccaggagggagaagaaaaaggtctggcgtgggggctgggagctgagagtACTGGGGTCTCTTTCTTGCATTTGTcctccagccctgcagccccGTGG from Phacochoerus africanus isolate WHEZ1 chromosome 12, ROS_Pafr_v1, whole genome shotgun sequence includes these protein-coding regions:
- the BMI1 gene encoding polycomb complex protein BMI-1 isoform X2, with translation MHRTTRIKITELNPHLMCVLCGGYFIDATTIIECLHSFCKTCIVRYLETSKYCPICDVQVHKTRPLLNIRSDKTLQDIVYKLVPGLFKNEMKRRRDFYAAHPSADAANGSNEDRGEVADEDKRIITDDEIISLSIEFFDQNRLDRKVNKDKEKSKEEVNDKRYLRCPAAMTVMHLRKFLRSKMDIPNTFQIDVMYEEEPLKDYYTLMDIAYIYTWRRNGPLPLKYRVRPTCKRMKISHQRDGLTNAGELESDSGSDKANSPAGGVPSTSSCLPSPSTPVQSPHPQFPHISSTMNGTSNSPSGNHQSSFANRPRKSSVNGSSATSSG
- the BMI1 gene encoding polycomb complex protein BMI-1 isoform X1 — encoded protein: MPSDLFYQAEMHRTTRIKITELNPHLMCVLCGGYFIDATTIIECLHSFCKTCIVRYLETSKYCPICDVQVHKTRPLLNIRSDKTLQDIVYKLVPGLFKNEMKRRRDFYAAHPSADAANGSNEDRGEVADEDKRIITDDEIISLSIEFFDQNRLDRKVNKDKEKSKEEVNDKRYLRCPAAMTVMHLRKFLRSKMDIPNTFQIDVMYEEEPLKDYYTLMDIAYIYTWRRNGPLPLKYRVRPTCKRMKISHQRDGLTNAGELESDSGSDKANSPAGGVPSTSSCLPSPSTPVQSPHPQFPHISSTMNGTSNSPSGNHQSSFANRPRKSSVNGSSATSSG